The following proteins come from a genomic window of Carcharodon carcharias isolate sCarCar2 chromosome 10, sCarCar2.pri, whole genome shotgun sequence:
- the LOC121283624 gene encoding uncharacterized protein LOC121283624 isoform X1, which yields MENKLLKSFLLLSLCSVVSALLCYECNSDNDAECSPKDCSSQEDACLNVTQQTSCSAAVGLICDVTSGQCRQSSVRVRTSASSAVTGTSATPRQVGPPEQMQTPSDWASWLLLLAFIISYSKTRRLRDLWARKTNLLRATGTVYFLVMSVLNLLDFHITLVKPSCCNSNSP from the exons TCTCGGCTCTTTTGTGTTATGAATGCAATAGTGACAACGATGCGGAGTGTTCCCCTAAGGACTGTTCCTCGCAAGAAGATGCCTGCCTCAATGTTACC CAACAAACCAGCTGTTCCGCCGCTGTTGGACTGATCTGCGATGTCACATCAGGGCAGTGCAGGCAGAGTTCAGTAAGGGTGCGGACATCAGCTTCGTCTGCTGTAACTGGGACCTCTGCAACTCCAAGACAGGTGGGACCCCCAGAACAGATGCAAACTCCTTCCGACTGGGCATCCTGGCTGCttttgttggccttcatcatTTCTTATTCTAAAACCAGAAGATTGAGAGACCTCTGGGCAAGAAAAACAAATTTGCTGAGGGCCACAGGCACAGTCTATTTCCTTGTAATGAGTGTCCTGAATCTGCTCGACTTCCACATAACACTCGTTAAACCGTCATGCTGTAACAGTAAttccccttaa